The nucleotide sequence ACGACTGTCGCGACGAACGCGCTTTTGACCCGGTGCGGCGCGCGCGTGCTGCTTTTCACGACCGCTGGAATGGAAGACGTTCTCGAAATCGGGCGGCAGGATCGCCCCGAGCTTTATTCGCTTCGTCCGGTCATTCCGCCGCCGCTCGTTCCGAAGCAGTTGCGCGCGGGAATAGCAGAGCGGCTCGGCCCGGATGGGGGCGCGATAATGAAATTGTCCTCCGCCGAAATCGAACGGGTTGTAGCGAAAGCGAAATCGGAGAAGCCCGACGCGGTCGCGATTTGCCTGCTCTACAGCTACATCAATTCCGAGCACGAACTGGCGCTTGCGAACGCGCTCGCGAAAACGCTGAAGGTTCCCGTTTTCACATCCTGCGAACTCGATCCGTACCCGCGCGAGTACGAGCGCACGAGCACGACGGTCATTCATGCGTACCTGTCGCGCGCGGTCGAGTCCGCGATCGCGTCGCTGACGGATTCACGCGCCCGCAAACCCCTCAACGCGGAATTGCGGCTGTCGCTTCTCACATCTTCCGGCGGCACGGCGCACGCGGCGCAGGCGATCGCGCGGCCGGCGGATCTTGTTTTATCCGGCCCCGCGGGCGGCGCGGTGGGCGCGGCGGCCGTCGCCGCGCGCGCGGGCGCGCGCGATTTCATCGGCCTCGACATGGGCGGCACATCCACGGACGTGTGCCTGGGTTTGGACGGCCGCGTTCTGGAAGACGCGGGCGGAGAAATCGCCGGATTCCCGCTGCGCGTTCCGCGCCTGGGCGTGCACACGATAGGCGCGGGAGGGGGGAGCATCGCGCGCGCGGGCGCGGGCGGCGCGCTCGTCGTCGGTCCCGAAAGCGCGGGCGCCGACCCCGGCCCGGCCGCGTACGGCAAAGGCGATTTCGTCACCGTCACCGATGCGAACCTCGCCCTTGGGCGGCTTCCGGATGACATACTGCTGGGCGGACACACCGCTCTCGACGCCGCGCGCTCGCGCAAATACATCGCGCGGCTCGCGAAGTCGCTTTCGCTTTCGCCGGAGGATTGCGCGCGCGGAATAATCCGCATCGCCGACGAGAAAATGGCGCAGGCGGTGCGCAAAATCAGCCAGGTGCGCGGCTACGACCCGCGCGGCTTCACACTCGTCCCGTTCGGCGGCGCGGGCGCGCTGCACGCATGCGGCGTCGCGGAATTGCTTGGAATGACCCGGATTCTCGTTCCCACCGATGCCGGATGCCTTTCGGCGCTCGGCGCGTGCGCGACGCGGCCGCGGCGCGACGCGGTTGAAACCGTCATGCTCATGTCCGACGACAGAAACGCGGCGGTGAAAATCGGGCGCAGGTTCAACTCGCTCGCGAAAACGCTTTCGCACAATTTCGACGATTTCGACGCTGTGCCCGTTTTCCGCGACGAGGCGATGTGTCGCTACCCGGGGCAGAGCTACGAGCTGGCCGTCGTCCCGGCGCGCGGGAAAGGGGATTGGTGCAAAGCCATCTCCGATGCATTCCACGCGGAGCACGAGCGCAACTACGGATACGCGCGCCCGGAAATGCCGGTCGAAATCGTCGCGTTGAAAGTAACCGCGGAAATCGCGCTTCCCGATGACCCGGGATTATGGAGCCGCGATGCGGCAGGTGCAATCCGAGTCGCGCTGCCCGGCGGAAAAGCCGCGGACGCGTCGATTTTGAAAAAAGGACTGCGCGGCCCGGCGTCCATTGTGGACGACACCGCGACATGCTTCGTCGCACACGGATGGACGGCGTGCCGCTATAAATCCGGACATGTGTGGATGGAGCGCGCGAAATGACGGCAAAGAAAACGCGCTCCCTCGACGCGGTCGAAATCACGCTTTATTCGCAGATGCTTTCCGCGGTCTGCGAGGAGATGAGCGTCGTCCTTCAGCGCTCGGCGTATTCGCCGAACATAAAAGAGCGCCGCGATTTTTCGACCGCGCTCTTCGACGCGGACGGCGGCTTGGCCGCGCAGGGGACGAACATCCCCGTGCATCTTGGCAGCATGCCGGCAAGCGTGCGCGCCGCGCTTGACAGGTTCGCGTTCGCGCCGGGCGACGTCGTGATACTTAACGATCCGTATTCCGGCGGGACGCACCTGCCGGACATCACCGTCGTCGCACCGTTTTATTTGGAAGGAAAAAAAGAAAAGCCGATCGCATATCTTGCAAACCGCGCGCACCATGCCGACGTCGGCGGAATGACCGGCGGCAGCCTGCCGCTCTCGCGCGAGCTCGTGCAGGAAGGGCTGATCATCCCGCCTGTGAAACTCGTACGCGCCGGCGAAACCGACGAAGCCGTTCTGGATTTAATCTGCGCCAACTCGCGAACGCCGGACGAGCGCCGCGGCGACATCGCGGCGCAGCTTGCATCGCTGCACCGCGGAGCGGAAAGGCTCGCCGCGATTATGGAAAGCTCGTCCGCGGACTGGCCCGCCGTCTTCGCGGCGCTTTCGGATTATTCGCATGCGGCCGTAAAACAGCTTGTCCGCGGATTCCCCGCCGATCCCGTTTCCGCCGAGGACGCGATCGAACTGCCGGAGGGGGGGCGCGCCGCGATCCGAGCGGAAATCTCGCGGCGGCGCGGTTCGCTCGTATTCGATTTCACGGAAACCGATCCGCAGCATCCCGGACCGCTGAACGCGGTGCGCGCGATTACCGAAAGCGCGGTGCTTTACTGCATCCGCTGCCTGCTCCCGCCCGAAATTCCGTCGAACGCGGGGCTGATGCGCGCCATATGCGTTTCCACTATGCCCGGAACGATCGTCGACGCCCGCCCGCCCGCGGCGGTAGCCGGAGGCAACGTCGAAACTTCGCAGCGCATCGTGGACGTTGTTTATCAGGCGATTGCGAAGGTCTTTCCAAGCCGTATCCCCGCGCCCTCCGCGGGAACGATGACGAACGTAACCGTATCCGGCATTGATCCGCGCACGGGCGCGCCGTTCGCATACTACGAAACAATCGGGGGCGGGCACGGCGCATCGCCTTTCGGAGACGGCGCGTCCGCGCGGCACTCGCATATGACGAACTCGCTCAACACGCCTGTCGAGGCGCTGGAAGCCGCGTATCCGCTTCTCGTGAGAAGGTACGCGGTGCGCCGCGGCTCCGGAGGCGCGGGCAAGTTCCGCGGAGGCGACGGGATAATCCGCGAAATCGAATTTCTCTGCGACGCGGAATTGTCCATCCTCTCGCAGCGGCGGGAATCCGGCCCGCCGGGCGCATTGGGCGGAGGAAGCGGCAAGCCGTCCGCGATTTATCTCATTCCCGCGGGCGGCGCACCGAAGCGCGCGCTCCCCGGCTGCGTTTCGGTGCGTGTCCGCGCGTGCGACAGGCTCGTCATCGAAACGCCGGGCGGCGGGGGAATGGAAACCGCGTGATATTATGGTTTCGATGAAATCCGCGGGGACGGAATTTCGACACCGCCGGGAACCGCATCCGGCGCAATCGGAAGCTAACCTTCCCGCCGAAGGAAGTACCGGGAGGAATGTGGGAAACTGATCTAAATATAGGAAGATCGGAGTTCCCGCGTTTTTTAAAGATATAGGTACTTGCAAAAGCAAGTCGTCGCGATGCTGAAAACGCCGGGCGGCCGAAATCTCCTTCTCATTGCAAACTTGCAGCCGCCGCATTGCGCGGCGTGGGTATAATTTTCCGGTGAGAGTTTTCGTCAACGCGCTTTCGACCGCCAACTCCTTCGGGATTGGGCGATACACGCGGGCGATGATCCAG is from bacterium and encodes:
- a CDS encoding hydantoinase/oxoprolinase family protein, coding for MRPYNRHVRIGVDTGGTFTDFVWTEGGQRRSLKLHSTADDPARAVLDGISRIAAVAGGAIEIVYGTTVATNALLTRCGARVLLFTTAGMEDVLEIGRQDRPELYSLRPVIPPPLVPKQLRAGIAERLGPDGGAIMKLSSAEIERVVAKAKSEKPDAVAICLLYSYINSEHELALANALAKTLKVPVFTSCELDPYPREYERTSTTVIHAYLSRAVESAIASLTDSRARKPLNAELRLSLLTSSGGTAHAAQAIARPADLVLSGPAGGAVGAAAVAARAGARDFIGLDMGGTSTDVCLGLDGRVLEDAGGEIAGFPLRVPRLGVHTIGAGGGSIARAGAGGALVVGPESAGADPGPAAYGKGDFVTVTDANLALGRLPDDILLGGHTALDAARSRKYIARLAKSLSLSPEDCARGIIRIADEKMAQAVRKISQVRGYDPRGFTLVPFGGAGALHACGVAELLGMTRILVPTDAGCLSALGACATRPRRDAVETVMLMSDDRNAAVKIGRRFNSLAKTLSHNFDDFDAVPVFRDEAMCRYPGQSYELAVVPARGKGDWCKAISDAFHAEHERNYGYARPEMPVEIVALKVTAEIALPDDPGLWSRDAAGAIRVALPGGKAADASILKKGLRGPASIVDDTATCFVAHGWTACRYKSGHVWMERAK
- a CDS encoding hydantoinase B/oxoprolinase family protein is translated as MTAKKTRSLDAVEITLYSQMLSAVCEEMSVVLQRSAYSPNIKERRDFSTALFDADGGLAAQGTNIPVHLGSMPASVRAALDRFAFAPGDVVILNDPYSGGTHLPDITVVAPFYLEGKKEKPIAYLANRAHHADVGGMTGGSLPLSRELVQEGLIIPPVKLVRAGETDEAVLDLICANSRTPDERRGDIAAQLASLHRGAERLAAIMESSSADWPAVFAALSDYSHAAVKQLVRGFPADPVSAEDAIELPEGGRAAIRAEISRRRGSLVFDFTETDPQHPGPLNAVRAITESAVLYCIRCLLPPEIPSNAGLMRAICVSTMPGTIVDARPPAAVAGGNVETSQRIVDVVYQAIAKVFPSRIPAPSAGTMTNVTVSGIDPRTGAPFAYYETIGGGHGASPFGDGASARHSHMTNSLNTPVEALEAAYPLLVRRYAVRRGSGGAGKFRGGDGIIREIEFLCDAELSILSQRRESGPPGALGGGSGKPSAIYLIPAGGAPKRALPGCVSVRVRACDRLVIETPGGGGMETA